A genomic window from Streptomyces sp. NBC_01429 includes:
- a CDS encoding roadblock/LC7 domain-containing protein: MSQAAQNLNWLITNFVDNTPGVSHTVVVSADGLLLAMSEGFPRDRADQLAAVASGLTSLTAGASRIFEGGPVNQTVVEMERGFLFLMSVSDGSSLAVLAHPECDIGLVGYEMALLVDRAGTVLTPDLRAELQGSLLH, from the coding sequence ATGAGTCAGGCTGCGCAGAATCTGAACTGGTTGATCACCAACTTCGTGGACAACACCCCTGGGGTGTCCCACACCGTGGTGGTCTCCGCAGACGGACTTCTGCTGGCCATGTCCGAGGGCTTCCCCCGCGACCGCGCCGATCAGCTCGCGGCCGTGGCGTCCGGTCTGACCTCGCTGACCGCGGGGGCGTCCCGGATCTTCGAAGGCGGCCCGGTCAACCAGACCGTGGTGGAGATGGAGCGCGGCTTCCTCTTCCTCATGTCGGTCTCCGACGGTTCCTCCCTGGCCGTGCTCGCCCACCCCGAGTGCGACATCGGCCTGGTGGGTTACGAGATGGCCCTTCTGGTCGACCGCGCCGGTACGGTCCTCACTCCGGACCTGCGCGCCGAACTCCAGGGAAGTCTGCTGCACTGA
- a CDS encoding DUF742 domain-containing protein, which yields MTPPPASHDPYGASMDASYGSEGDQPLVRPYAMTGGRTRPRYQLAIEALVSTTADPAHLATLLPEHQRICHLCREVKSVAEVSALLTMPLGVARILVADLAEAGMVAIHQPGNGEAGGTPDVTLLERVLSGLRKL from the coding sequence ATGACCCCGCCACCCGCCTCTCACGATCCGTACGGTGCCTCAATGGACGCGTCCTACGGCTCGGAGGGCGATCAGCCGCTGGTACGTCCGTACGCCATGACCGGCGGCCGGACCCGGCCGCGGTACCAGCTCGCCATCGAGGCACTGGTCAGTACGACGGCAGACCCGGCACATCTCGCCACCCTGCTCCCCGAGCACCAGCGGATCTGCCACCTGTGCCGTGAGGTCAAGTCCGTGGCGGAGGTGTCGGCGCTGCTCACGATGCCGCTCGGTGTCGCCCGGATCCTCGTGGCCGACCTGGCGGAAGCCGGCATGGTGGCCATCCACCAGCCGGGCAACGGAGAGGCCGGCGGCACGCCGGATGTGACACTGCTCGAAAGGGTGCTCAGTGGACTTCGCAAGCTCTAG
- a CDS encoding nitrate- and nitrite sensing domain-containing protein, with product MQGRFKRDSSAAAEQEPRGGTDRGSSPQHTQNPGPAPSGESGGRGGPPGAKSGGHDAPADQPGAKAKDPTDPGSRVALRNWRISTRLVALLTLPVVAATTLGGLRINDSLNEMQQLEHMQLLTKMTKEATNLAQALQAERDESAGPLTNGANAKDFRVQDRRTKTDRAKKGFLDTTVDIGNTDGDQALESIRSNVNQIATQVNGINDIRKDAYRSDAHSLTVDAYSGLIDSLLSLSQDMAQATSNPDMIKRTRALAAFSSAKEYASIQRAIIAAALPADPKNKGTLNENDRLYGLAAQKKERNALTSFRALYEAMGGDAEALMAPLNGQGSPEIQASEKYADRVLDRTGGLAAQPNRSYLDWTDQASTRIVAMKNIEATLLGEMEAKARELRDSSQRDALINGAVILLVLGVSLVGAFVVARSMIRSLRRLQDTATRVAQDRLPELVKQLSDSDPQDVDTSVESVGVHSRDEIGKVAAAFDDVHREAVRLAAEQALLRGNVNAMFTNLSRRSQGLIQRQLSLISELESREADPDQLSSLFKLDHLATRMRRNGENLLVLAGEEPGRRWTRPVPLVDVLRAAASEVEQYERIELAQVPATEVAGRVVNDLVHLLAELLENATSFSSPQTKVRVTGHALPDGRVLVEIHDTGIGLSPEDLAAINERLASPPTVDVSVSRRMGLFVVGRLSLRHGIRIQLRPSDSGGTTALVMLPVDVAHGGKKGPVGRPGQNGPGQGGPVGGQLPGGSGAAGGGRPGAAPGGSPAPGLLGAGAPRGQVGPGASPRAALPARDGTPGGSQGGPQAGPPRSGGPQDPQRQGGGQPSVFAQNAFGPPPQNRGGQPPAPQGQSGQGGQVGSQGGQGGQGGGQGGQNGFSGRAQNTFQQGGAPGGRQLPPPGGPRAELPGGNPQPKRPQTTSWGADQSSGAQRPSPDAPRGHEEHDSTGQFPRPAGDQQGPAATAEFPRPDFNAPRPDQNAPLGSAQDAAATAQFPRPDFGAPAPTGYNAEYNGRQDQNDRSGFRPQSDFGGQQDFNAPRPPAPAPVPGSEGGYRPPSLPAQPQPEALPPAGPGDGSTPLYDNLETNWFHTTQQGGGVPDGRPQSGEPERRDESQFPAQPSSAPSAFEPPRSEPAAYEPAAYEPSSFEPPRRQEPPMPRREPLMPRRDSSNGSGANGSGTNGRGTNGSGINGTSAGGFGTIDSGTNSFGAPSGDNGSGNSGSGTNGVGANSSWRTSPNDELVRQAERAKKPQAGGLTTSGLPRRVPRANLVPGTAQEQNTQAGPQVSRAPADVRGRLTNLRRGIQQGRQAGNTGPASNGFNLGTSHQQER from the coding sequence GTGCAGGGACGTTTCAAGAGGGATAGCAGCGCTGCGGCGGAGCAGGAGCCCCGCGGCGGAACCGACCGCGGCTCCTCGCCCCAGCACACCCAGAACCCGGGCCCGGCGCCTTCGGGCGAGAGCGGCGGCCGCGGCGGCCCCCCCGGCGCGAAGTCCGGAGGCCACGACGCCCCGGCCGACCAGCCCGGGGCGAAGGCCAAGGACCCCACCGACCCCGGCTCACGCGTAGCCCTGCGCAACTGGCGCATCAGCACCCGCCTGGTGGCGCTGCTGACCCTCCCGGTGGTCGCCGCGACCACGCTGGGCGGCCTCCGCATCAACGACTCGTTGAACGAGATGCAGCAGCTGGAGCACATGCAGCTGCTGACGAAGATGACGAAGGAGGCGACCAACCTCGCGCAGGCCCTCCAGGCGGAGCGCGACGAGTCGGCCGGCCCCCTCACCAACGGCGCCAACGCCAAGGACTTCCGGGTCCAGGACCGCCGTACCAAGACCGACCGGGCGAAGAAGGGCTTCCTCGACACCACGGTCGACATCGGCAACACCGACGGCGACCAGGCGCTGGAGAGCATCCGCTCGAACGTCAACCAGATCGCCACCCAGGTCAACGGCATCAACGACATCCGCAAGGACGCGTACAGGTCGGACGCGCACTCGCTGACCGTCGACGCGTACAGCGGGCTGATCGACTCCCTGCTGAGCCTGTCGCAGGACATGGCGCAGGCGACCAGCAACCCCGACATGATCAAGCGGACCCGCGCGCTGGCCGCGTTCTCGTCCGCCAAGGAGTACGCGTCCATCCAGCGGGCCATCATCGCCGCCGCGCTCCCCGCCGACCCGAAGAACAAGGGCACGCTCAACGAGAACGACCGGCTGTACGGTCTGGCCGCGCAGAAGAAGGAGCGCAACGCGCTCACCTCCTTCCGCGCGCTGTACGAGGCCATGGGCGGCGACGCCGAAGCGCTGATGGCCCCGCTCAACGGCCAGGGAAGCCCCGAGATCCAGGCGTCCGAGAAGTACGCCGACCGGGTGCTCGACCGCACCGGCGGCCTCGCCGCGCAGCCCAACCGCTCGTATCTGGACTGGACCGACCAGGCGTCCACGCGCATCGTCGCGATGAAGAACATCGAGGCCACGCTGCTGGGCGAGATGGAGGCCAAGGCCCGCGAGCTGCGCGACAGTTCGCAGCGCGACGCGCTCATCAACGGCGCCGTGATCCTCCTCGTGCTCGGCGTCTCGCTGGTCGGCGCCTTCGTGGTCGCCCGCTCCATGATCCGCTCGCTGCGCCGGCTCCAGGACACGGCGACCAGGGTCGCCCAGGACCGGCTGCCCGAGCTGGTCAAGCAGCTCTCCGACTCCGACCCGCAGGACGTCGACACCTCCGTCGAGTCGGTCGGTGTGCACTCCAGGGACGAGATCGGAAAGGTCGCCGCGGCCTTCGACGACGTGCACCGCGAGGCGGTACGACTCGCCGCCGAGCAGGCCCTCCTGCGGGGCAACGTCAACGCGATGTTCACCAACCTCTCGCGCCGCAGCCAGGGCCTCATCCAGCGTCAGCTCTCGCTCATCTCCGAACTGGAGTCCCGCGAGGCCGACCCGGACCAGCTGTCCTCCCTCTTCAAGCTCGACCACCTCGCGACCCGTATGCGCCGTAACGGCGAGAACCTCCTCGTCCTCGCGGGCGAGGAGCCGGGCCGCCGCTGGACCAGGCCCGTACCGCTGGTCGACGTGTTGCGCGCCGCGGCCTCCGAGGTGGAGCAGTACGAACGCATCGAACTGGCCCAGGTCCCCGCGACCGAGGTCGCCGGACGCGTCGTCAACGACCTCGTGCACCTGCTCGCCGAGCTGCTGGAGAACGCCACGTCGTTCTCCTCGCCGCAGACGAAGGTCCGGGTGACCGGCCACGCGCTGCCCGACGGACGGGTGCTCGTGGAGATCCACGACACCGGCATCGGCCTGTCGCCCGAAGACCTCGCGGCGATCAACGAGCGGCTCGCCTCGCCGCCCACCGTGGACGTCTCGGTCTCGCGCCGCATGGGTCTGTTCGTGGTCGGCCGGCTGTCCCTGCGCCACGGGATCAGGATCCAGCTGCGCCCCTCCGACTCCGGCGGTACGACCGCGCTGGTCATGCTGCCCGTCGATGTCGCCCACGGCGGCAAGAAGGGCCCGGTGGGCCGGCCCGGCCAGAACGGTCCCGGCCAGGGCGGACCGGTCGGCGGCCAGCTGCCCGGTGGTTCCGGCGCGGCCGGTGGCGGCCGTCCCGGCGCGGCCCCCGGTGGCTCGCCCGCTCCCGGTCTGCTCGGCGCGGGTGCGCCGCGCGGCCAGGTCGGCCCCGGTGCGAGCCCGCGCGCCGCGCTGCCGGCCAGGGACGGTACGCCGGGCGGATCGCAGGGCGGTCCGCAGGCGGGTCCCCCGCGCTCCGGCGGTCCCCAGGACCCGCAGCGCCAGGGCGGCGGCCAGCCCAGCGTCTTCGCGCAGAACGCCTTCGGTCCCCCGCCGCAGAACCGCGGCGGCCAGCCCCCGGCGCCCCAGGGCCAGAGCGGTCAGGGCGGCCAGGTCGGCAGCCAGGGTGGTCAGGGCGGCCAAGGTGGCGGTCAGGGCGGTCAGAACGGCTTCAGCGGCCGGGCCCAGAACACCTTCCAGCAGGGCGGCGCCCCCGGCGGCCGGCAGCTTCCGCCGCCCGGCGGACCGCGCGCCGAACTCCCCGGCGGCAACCCGCAGCCGAAGCGCCCGCAGACCACCAGCTGGGGCGCCGACCAGTCGTCGGGCGCGCAGCGTCCCTCGCCGGACGCCCCGCGCGGCCACGAGGAGCACGACTCCACCGGTCAGTTCCCCCGGCCGGCCGGCGACCAGCAGGGCCCCGCCGCCACGGCGGAGTTCCCGCGCCCGGACTTCAACGCTCCGCGCCCCGACCAGAACGCCCCGCTGGGCAGTGCCCAGGACGCCGCGGCCACGGCCCAGTTCCCCCGGCCCGACTTCGGCGCCCCGGCGCCGACGGGTTACAACGCGGAGTACAACGGCAGGCAGGACCAGAACGACAGGTCCGGCTTCCGCCCGCAGTCCGACTTCGGTGGCCAGCAGGACTTCAACGCCCCGCGGCCCCCGGCACCCGCCCCGGTGCCCGGTTCGGAGGGCGGCTACCGTCCGCCGAGCCTGCCGGCGCAGCCTCAGCCGGAGGCACTGCCTCCGGCCGGTCCCGGCGACGGCAGCACTCCGCTGTACGACAACCTGGAAACCAACTGGTTCCACACGACGCAGCAGGGCGGCGGGGTTCCGGACGGCCGTCCGCAGTCCGGCGAGCCGGAGCGGCGGGACGAATCGCAGTTCCCCGCACAGCCCTCGTCCGCGCCTTCCGCGTTCGAGCCGCCGCGCTCCGAGCCCGCCGCGTACGAGCCCGCCGCGTACGAGCCGTCCTCGTTCGAGCCCCCGCGTCGGCAGGAACCTCCGATGCCCCGGCGTGAACCGCTCATGCCCCGGCGGGACTCCTCGAACGGCTCCGGCGCCAACGGCTCGGGGACGAACGGCCGGGGCACGAACGGCTCCGGCATCAACGGCACCAGCGCCGGCGGCTTCGGCACCATCGACTCGGGCACCAACAGCTTCGGTGCTCCCTCGGGCGACAACGGCTCGGGAAACAGCGGTTCAGGCACGAACGGCGTGGGCGCCAATTCCTCCTGGCGCACCTCGCCCAACGATGAGCTGGTACGCCAGGCCGAGCGGGCCAAAAAGCCCCAGGCCGGCGGTCTCACCACCTCCGGTCTGCCCCGCCGGGTACCGCGCGCCAACCTGGTGCCGGGAACCGCGCAGGAACAGAACACCCAGGCCGGTCCGCAGGTCTCTCGTGCACCCGCTGACGTACGCGGCCGGCTGACCAATCTCCGTCGGGGTATCCAGCAAGGTCGTCAGGCGGGCAACACCGGCCCGGCGAGCAACGGATTCAACCTCGGCACCTCTCACCAGCAGGAGCGTTAG